A region from the Benincasa hispida cultivar B227 chromosome 8, ASM972705v1, whole genome shotgun sequence genome encodes:
- the LOC120083197 gene encoding uncharacterized protein LOC120083197: MNATLNSGIVFSEEIADGSDSDTNSAEGSDYYEPISAIDGEESDEAGSENETYSSDPHFHHLSNGCGVENAVSSLSLNDDVERRCSDDEEEERMREASDSAIRMAFREDETRRNAPLSPENATRIMEAMRGISFGGSAPDWTRIVSEDRWIDQLRRLRQTPSVSNNFGN, encoded by the exons ATGAACGCAACATTGAATTCTGGAATTGTTTTCTCTGAAG AAATAGCCGACGGAAGTGATTCGGATACGAATTCTGCTGAAGGATCGGATTACTACGAGCCGATCTCGGCCATTGATGGTGAAGAATCCGATGAAGCTGGATCAGAGAACGAAACCTACAGCTCTGATCCTCATTTCCACCATTTATCAAACGGATGCGGTGTAGAGAATGCAGTTTCGTCTCTTAGTTTGAACGATGATGTGGAGAGAAGGTGCAGCGATGACGAAGAGGAGGAGAGGATGAGAGAAGCTTCTGATTCGGCGATAAGAATGGCGTTTAGAGAGGATGAGACTCGTCGAAATGCACCGCTGTCGCCGGAGAATGCAACGAGGATCATGGAGGCCATGCGCGGCATCTCATTTGGTGGCTCTGCTCCAGATTGGACAAGGATTGTTTCCGAGGATCGTTGGATTGATCAGCTTCGAAGGCTTAGGCAAACGCCTAGCGTTTCCAACAATTTCGGGAACTGA
- the LOC120082437 gene encoding malonyl CoA-acyl carrier protein transacylase has product MASSLALPSTISLKKLPLSASTSFRNGFRSSTAATISRSRVFMSASVGSQTLVDDSLFLDYKPTSAFLFPGQGAQAVGMGKESQSVPAAAELFKRANDILGFDLLDVCTNGPKEKLDSTVISQPAIYVNSLAAVELLRARDGGQQIIDSVDVTCGLSLGEYTALAFAGAFSFEDGLRLVKLRGEAMQAAADGAKSAMVSVIGLDSEKVQQLCDAANQEVDEADKVQIANFLCPGNYAVSGGLKGVEVVEAKAKSFKARMTVRLAVAGAFHTSFMEPAVSRLEAALAATEIKTPRIPVISNVDAQPHADPNTIKKILARQVTSPVQWETTVKTLLTKGLKKSYELGPGKVIAGIVKRVDKSADIENIAA; this is encoded by the exons ATGGCTTCTTCTCTCGCTCTCCCTTCCACAATTTCCCTCAAGAAGTTGCCTCTCAGTGCATCCACCTCTTTCAGAAATGGATTCCGAAGCTCTACTGCTGCAACCATCTCTCGATCTAGGGTTTTCATGAGCGCTTCTGTTGGATCGCAGACGTTGGTTGATGATTCCCTGTTCTTGGATTACAAGCCCACTTCTGCCTTTCTGTTTCCTGGTCAG GGTGCACAAGCTGTGGGCATGGGAAAGGAGTCTCAAAGTGTTCCTGCCGCAGCTGAATTGTTCAAGAGAGCAAATGATATTTTAGG GTTTGATCTTCTTGATGTCTGCACTAATGGGCCAAAGGAGAAACTAGATTCAACTGTTATAAGTCAG CCAGCTATCTATGTCAATAGTCTAGCTGCAGTTGAGCTACTTCGTGCACGTGATGGAGGCCAGCAGATAATTGATTCTGTTGATGTGACTTGCGGTCTAAGCTTGGGAGAGTATACTGCATTAGCATTTGCAGGGGCTTTCAG CTTTGAGGATGGACTCAGGCTGGTCAAACTGAGGGGGGAGGCAATGCAG GCAGCTGCTGATGGTGCAAAAAGTGCTATGGTCAGTGTCATAGGGCTAGACTCGGAGAAGGTTCAACAGCTGTGTGATGCTGCTAATCAAGAAGTTGATGAAGCCGATAAAGTTCAGATAGCAAATTTCCTATGTCCT GGCAATTACGCTGTATCAGGAGGTCTTAAAGGAGTAGAAGTAGTAGAAGCCAAGGCAAAGTCATTCAAAGCTCGAATGACG GTACGTCTAGCTGTGGCAGGTgcattccacactagtttcaTGGAACCTGCTGTTTCAAGATTAGAAGCTGCACTTGCAGCAACAGAGATTAAAACTCCCAGAATACCAGTCATATCCAATGTCGACGCACAGCCACATGCAGATCCTAACACAATCAAGAAAATTTTAGCACGTCAG GTGACTTCTCCTGTTCAGTGGGAAACAACAGTAAAAACGCTACTCACCAAGGGGCTGAAGAAGAGTTATGAATTAGGCCCTGGAAAG GTTATAGCTGGGATTGTTAAGAGAGTGGACAAAAGTGCAGATATTGAGAACATTGCAGCTTGA